The DNA segment tCCTCAGCTGTGCAGGATTGATTAAAGTTTTAAACCAACACTATGCAACGTTTTTCAATTAGTAAttgtgttttatactgttttttaaatgatttcagaTTATATTAAATTAGTCTTAAAAGGGAGAATGAAGGTTCTCGCTTCCTCCATTGTGATCTGTAGTTGAGGAGCCATCGGCTTTTGGCAAACAGTCCAAGTATGTGTATTTACTTTACTAAATAGCCCATTATTTGGTGTGGATttggtttaaagtgtgttttacaaTGAGTTGCATAAATCAGAAACCGGTAGAATATCTAGTCGCGTTTGCTAACCATTAAACTAAAGAAACTGGTGTCTTTCTAGATTTGCTGATGACTCAAgaatatattttagttatatatttttctgattgtattttactttaaatcatgTAATGCACAAACCTCTTTCTGTTATGTTCGCTGGTCTGCTGTGCTCAAAACAAGCATGCATAGCTATGAGGAGTAAGCGCAGGAACAGCAGCATGACAGTAAACATTTACTCTCTGCCTGTAGGGGGAGCATCGTAAGAAAACCAACCAAATGTTGGTACCTGATGTGCCTTTAAGTATATGGCAGTACTTTAAATAATCTGCCCCAACTATGAGAAGGAATGAAGGGCACCTCAGCAATGTTTGTGACTGAGAGCGGGTTTGTTTGGGAAAATTTGAGGAAGAGAAACTTATCTGACCTAACTGAAAGTGATACTGTTCTTTCGCTCTGACAGTTATTCTGAGCATAGTTTGTGGTTTAAGGGGGCAGGTGAAGGAATCCATATTGCACCAAGCGTTTGAGGCTGTTCAgtgcttaaaacatttaaaagagaCTATGTAATGTTTCTTTTGGTGTTTGAATAAATTCAGTTGTAATGGGTGCAACATGACAGTGGTCTctcagttgtagaggttcctaatgatgtcctgcaTTAATTCATCCCATGcagcatatactagtgcatcccaaaaaattacaatatcattgaaaagttactttatttcagtaattcagttcaaaatgtgaaactcatatattatatatatgtattacacacagggtgatctattttaggtgattatttattttattgttgataattatggcttacagccaataaaacccaaaaatcagtgtctcagaaaattagaatattatataagaccaattggtactttcagcagtgtgggcagtgtgccaagtcctgctggaaaactaaatccgcatctccataaaagttgtcaaaagaaggaagcatgaagtgctgtaagaagtaaaaagtGCATAATGGCATAATGTTCACgtgtgtcacatgtgtaccaggaatacgtaATAGAAGGCTGTGGATAGTGgatagtgcagtgcagtgggtggtaatgatggtggccAGCGGCTTCTGGCAAGGCCTGTCCATGTGACAAGATGAGCCactctagcagaaatcacatccacattcttTAGCCTCTGTAGAAAAATGGACACGGACAAAGTAGTGGGGCACGATACAACCATAGCAGATAGCCACTTGCAATAAAAGTAATACTTATTCAACAATATATTATAACAAGTATTCCATTCCTTTCtatttaatttctatttaaaatttgTATATTTGACAACATTTTGTGATTTTACTAATGTGCATTCACTGACAAACTCACATaacatggaaaaaaatatttatttcaacagAACACATTTGGTCATCTACAAGCCAACATAGGATGCGGAATAACACAAGCAGGAGTGTACAAAAATATGTAATGACAGCAAAAATAACAGTTGGATTTGTTGAATTCCCTGATGATGAAATCCGTTTGTGGTGAACACAGGCTGAGAGTAGAGTCCTTGTTATGTATTGCGTGTCAGTGATACCACTTTGGCAAAAATATCACCATATTgcaaaaaaactgataaaaagcTATCTGTTCAGTCTTCTTATTACCATCCTTCCAGATGTCTCAAGTCTCTGTCTGCTGATCTTTCAAGCACATCTCCACAAGAGTGCCAGGAGAATGCTCCTCTTCGTCCAGCTCAAACTAAACAACTCCGCCAAAATGATTCATTTTGACAACAGTGTGATAAAATAAGacaatcatttttaaaaagatgaCATTAAAAAtggaccaacatttttttttaaagaaaataaattaggaTCGGGTTGTGGCACACGAAAcgtacagtatatacaaacagaAAGCACTTGAGTAGAAGACAAAGGACAACGGGGACCAACACACATACGTTTCGCTGTTAGTTCCTACACTGTACGGCCTCTTTCGATTGTTTCTCAATAACACAAACATGTGGGCGCTTGACTTCCATCGGTCACTGCACTGTAATGCACAGCTCTGTTCTGAGATATGTTTGTTCTGGTTTAGTGATCCTACTCAGCTAGAGAACTCCTTATATCTGAATTATCTGAAGTAGGCAATATCAATTATAGACATTCAGTGCAAACAGCTTGCTATAGGATCTTAGGGTGTGTTCAGACTGCCAGTGCAAATCTGCCAGATTTCTTTCTGGCATATCTAGACTATCCAGACTGACAGACTTTTGATAGTCTGGATAGCAAAAAAAGCACATAAAATCTGCCTACCACAGCAATCGATGTTGGTTTGTAATTtccagacatgcaaatccaaTCTAAACAATTTACAAGAAACATTGCAGACAAAGAATCTAATCCGATTTGCTTGCAGTCTAAACATACAGCCATAGATTTAAGCACCTTATCATCATTCTACCATTGCAGCAGCAAAAACTTAGATTTTTGTGATTTGTATTCAAGCTTTGTATAAAGAAGAGAATGTCACGAGTGATTTCACAGGTGCAAAAGTATTATTTTGATGTGACTCATTATTTTTTCCAGTTTAAATGGTATAAATTCATTTGTAATAAAAATTTTATAATATTGTAGACAAtgctgaaaaatattttttttatttttttttaagtgaaaaaaaaaaataaggactttcccttttttgtaatttatatctGTTAATTTGGCAAACAAAAACTGACATTACTCTGACATGAAagtgaaataaattaaatgaagtatAAGTAATGTCACTTATAATTCAACTAATGTGTAAAGCTGATGTGAAAtagattacatttcatttggatcccgtttacacctggtcactttatctGTCTTGAGTATCAAGACTGTATCTGGATTAAAACAATCCAGATTAAAATGCAAGTGTGAACACACTCAAGACGCATTTAAAAACAGACCACTTTATGAGGTGACTAACCAGAgagacactttttttaaataccatGTGATGCTGTAAAAAAGTTTTACATATTAACATTAGCACCGTTTGCCACTGCAATGGTAAGATAACTATAGTTTAACAAGCTGTATAATTATTATAGAATTTTTGCATTTAAATTTGAGAAATTAGTGCAGTTTCATACAAtttctattttattgtttttaaacagtTAGAAAAATAAGCCTCTCAACCCGAGTGAATATCTTCAGGCTGGGATGCCACAAGGTCATTCTGCCTATAAACCTCAATATTTCAGATATTTGTTTAAAAAGTGACTCAATTTGTTAGGATATTATCTAAAAACACTTCCTCCAAAAGACCACTATTTCCTTTTTGAGAGGTTGTATATTCATACCAGACTCTTTCATAGAAGactgtgaataataataataataaccgttAAATGGAGACGAGGGGAGTCAGTTGGCCCATGGTCAAGATCTTCCACAATCTTATAAATATTTGTTGCCACATCAGCATAAAGCATTAGGACATAGACTACATTGTCTTTTTTCCACATAAACTGTACAGCATACGACTACAGCTTGAGCATCTTCATAtcaagttttataaaaaaaaaagaaccccaaaaaaaaaaaaaaaaaaaaaaacatttacagcagaacagcGAGAAAAACGCCAATGTTGGACACTTCAACATCAGTCATTGTTCTTCCAATCATATCACTATCAcgagaaaaaaacagagatacaAGGAATGTGAACTGGAACGATGTAAACAGCGAAGTAACAATCACATTTCCTACAAAATCGGCATTCATTCGTGCCTGggtcaacaaaaaagaaaagaaaaaagaaggtaCTTCTTGTCAGCAGAGAGTCATCATTCCATTGTAACGAGCGTTTTGGCACCGCACGGCCAGAGCTAGCCACGTTTTATGTATACAAACATCTTTGGCGGCTTGGCGCCAATCTTCGAACTCAATGTCTGTCTGTGAAGGAAAATCTAAATCAAAAATCCAAAATAAGTGAAACAAAAAAactcaattaaataaaaagtgaatCGTTTTGCGTTTTTTGTACTCGTAGGTTCCAGACCTTCAAAAAGGAGTGCTCAGAAATTAGCTGTTCACGGCAAACCACAGACAAAGAAAGCGGGGTTACACTTTGCACTGCTATTCTGGCAGGATGGCGAGGATGGTGAGGGGCAGGCATGCGAGCGAGAGAGCGTCCGTTATGGGGTGGAGAGACGACACTGAAGCGCTGCTTTGTGTCCGGCGGCCCGGCGGCCGTGGACTGGGCATCCTCGTTCCCTTGGAGTGCATGACTGTCCATGTGTTTGCTGGGTGAGAACAGGGGGAGGCTGGGAGTAGTCACTGAAGGCAGGCGGACGGAGGCCATGGGAGGCGAGCGCTGTCCGAATCGAGACCCACGTGAATCAAGATCCGCCAGAGGCCTGTTAAAAAAGAAGGAACAGCATTGAAATGGTAAGAAAGCACTGAAAGTGAGAGAGCAGAGTGTGGATAAGTGAGGTTGTCTTCAAGACTAGAGAACTTAAATGCTGATGAACACCAAACACACTGTCAAAAAGTCCAACTGTCTTACTACAAAGAGCTGATGGGAGTCATGGAATAAAAGTATGTAAAGTGCTGCTGCTATGATAGGgagattcgaatcccggtcatgcagcttgccatcatctgccagagccctgagagcacaCAATTTGCCTTGTGGGtaggggtgggtagatggcgctctttcccctcatcacgtctagggtgatgtcaatcaacaTAAGGCATTTGTGAGCTtatgtattggaaccaagtcgcTTCGCTTTTCTAAAAGCGTGCTGACCGCTCGAAAAGCGTCAGTGGCTGATGTCCATTAATTATGAAGTGATCAATCAGGGCAACGCCTTGGGAAAGGCCACACCTGTGTAAGGTATAGTAtacgtgaggtgttatcttgttatctaTAGTGATTTTGCTCATGGTAAAGTAGTAatacgatattggaaaaatggtGGTAATGTGTGGTAATGATTTTCACAGGCGGGATTTAGGTATAACTGTCagtttgaacaaaaaaataaactcagtGTAATGTTAATCAGAATTTACAATCTTACACCGCTCTGTTATaattttccaacattttttttcctctttctctgtttAAACACCAACTTGTGCTGGGTACTGGCACTTCAGGAAAGCCTGAAGAACTGCTTCTCATACGTTCTTCCCTGATGCCCATACAACTCCcacaatgtttgttttttcttctctACATATTTCCCACAACAAGatcttaatgtgttttaaatggTACCTTAACTTTACTTTGTGAACTCTTTTAAATCCttatgatttcagaagaaacaattaaTATGcagatgttccaatacttttatccatataatgtatttatatatttcttcaaTGAAAACAATGAATCTTCTCTTACCTCCCAAAAATACAAATTATCCTGCTTTTGTGTCCACTAGCTGCATCTGCACATTAATGGGCATGGCCTCTCCCCCATATCCACCTTTCGACTGCATTTGGTTCTGAATTGAGTTGACCTGAGGAAAaagcaaatacattttattaaatgagCTCagtattactgtaattttacaatttatatataaatatatacatataaacatatatataaattatacacaAAACTCTGGGGAAAGTGGTATTGATGAAGTTTTCAAAAATTATTAGTATTTAAATAGTGTTAAAAGTTACATATTAAGAAGTAGTAATAATCAAGTTATATTGAGTACGATAAATACATCTGATAAACAAAATGTcaaatcagtcagtcagttaatACTCTGGCACTTTACAGACTTACAGAGTCCATGCCACTGAACAGATCTCCAGAGCCCACATGGGCCGTATGGACAAAGTTTGTGGGCTCGCCAATCATGCTCCGGTCGATACGCCTCCGTCGCTTCTGCAGAAGGAACAGAAAAACATGGCTTTAGCAAAGTAGCTCAACAGGGATTATTACACATTCACTGGCCAGAAAATGGTCTTGTTGTTCTACTACAGAGCAAACTTACAAGACAATGGTTTGGACACATTCCTGAAACACAACTGTTTGCTAGTGCCACCTGTTGGACAAAATCTCAGCCAAGATAGCTACACCGCCTACATAAAACTGTCTACCACCAAAGAACATAACTCACAGAGCCTAAAAAGTGAAGGAGACCTTTATTTGAACAACATTAAGAGACCTTTTGTGACCATTTGTGAGGACCATTTACCATTTACTACTACTTAAAATGTCTACAACTGGAAGGAGGTAAAGCATATGAGCTATAAATGATTAGAACATCATTAGAGAgcattttggaggagcctgtctttaATTTAAACCTCCGACATTTCATTTGGTTCGCTTTTGATTGatgaagacaaaacaagacaaccaTATTTAACTTACTGGTGTTTACACAGAGGAATGTGTAAATCCTCCTTTAACCCATTCATGCAGTGAACACAAACATAGTGACATACTGTGAGCACACATGCCTGAAGCCAAGGCTGAAATTGCTGTGATGCCAGGGGAGCAGAGAGGGTTAAGGGCcgtgctcaagggcccaacactGGTAGCTTGTTCAACCCGGATATCAAAGAACCCAGAATACTGTCAATCAATAGTCAGGTAAGCTAATCTCTGAGCCACTACTGCACCAAATACTGCATCTAGCAGAGGGAAACTACACCTAACTCTGGGCTACACCTTCAATCAAGATGGGACTTAAACCTACTAACCCACTGGTGTTTGAGCTCAGAAcaagatgatgtcagtgatgcgactttcctgtaaacaaacatggcggtGTTGTGTCGAATTCAACTACGCTGTCAGGAAAAGCACCTCTTCTCTGGTCTGCAACTGTGACTGAGGCAACCATGATCTTTGGCacatatttctaagtaagttaaagcagattatgtccgcttttatcaagaacatgcgctcccgagagagggtgcttttcatgacgGGGGTGTTGAATTTCGGCACACAACActggcaagcccactgagcagtgattGAGGTATtggtgctcgggcacggattgtttaatctcagtgtgagtgcaggctAGCAGGGAAGTGGGGAGGGGGGCAGAACTGTGCCTAGTATGAGTACTGCCTTAAAGTGAAACCAGGTCTTTTGGATGTGTGATGCATTGCAACAAACCAGTGATCACATAGCTGACAATGGTGCCTTTACATATAGATTCATTGGTTCTGGTCTCTAATAGAACAAAAGCGTGGCTCATCTCTTTGAGTCACTCCTTGAGAGTCTGACACAACTACTAACTACTACAAAGCCCTATTCTTGGTGGTTGATTCCATCTGATTGCAATCGTTTTTATTGGTgagcaatgttttgttttttcttaaacTCTGCATAACCTGTGGTGGCTTGCATTTGTGCATGCTTAGggtgtaataaaaaaatacgTACTTAAGTACTTTAAACAACACAAAGAGTTTCATGGGGTTTcctaatttctaatttctaagACTACACTGTAAGATTTTCCCCTCCAGGCAAAAACAACAGCTATAATATTAGCCAATCAGATAACGACGGGAATGTCATTTAAACCCAATTAGACGGCTCACTGACGCCTGATCCTTTATAGAGGGAATATGTCCAATCAGTACGAAGGCCTACAGTCTATGTTTTATGTAAGCAACTCTATTCCCTCCACTGACCTCTTTAGGTAAACATTGATTTGGCAGAGGACAAATGAGGCTTTCACAATCAGGCCCTGTCAGACATATTTAACATATGGCTATAGGTTTAAACATGGCGGCACCTCATAGTCAAAACATAATTAGTGCCTTGGCTTGGCTCCTTTCGCTTCATTTGTTGAACAGATTAAACGGCCATCACTGGAGCTGATCGCCGTTCTCAGCACAAGCCGCCTCGATCAGGAACATTTTCCCTGTTTCTGCTACTCAGTAACAAGTCAGTCACTGCCCACAACCCCGTACGGCTGTTGCTATGGCGACCGGGCAGCGATCAAGGAGGTGGCATCTTACACCTCACTGGTCATGGAATGGAGAGACCTGCGGTCGGAGTTTCCGAGCGTGTAATTCCACTAGCGCTCCCACATCACTCTGAATAACGGTTACAGCTGCCCCATTTACCATTCACATTCACTGGATGTTAAAGCAGGAATCtgtaatatttttgtaatattatttcTTCTAAAtcgaaagcagtagtatttctgaGTGGGGAGGAgagaaatattgtaataaatagcTTTAATGTCCTGATTTGATCATGTGATACCTAAAGAGGCAAATACAGACTGATCCAACGTAACATAATGAACACATCATTGTTTCCAAGCCCATGTatttcaattttttattattgcccttttcttccaatttagcGAGGCCTATTTAGCAAGGTATgcttcctctgacacatgtgaagccaccacctctttttaaactgctgctgatgatgtagcattgccgaatagcatcacaacGTGTTCAGAGGAAATCGCAGCGACTCGTTTTTTCAATACAACAGTTCACAGGCGCCTcgtgctgatcggcatcaccctttggagtgatgatgggaaagagcgccatctacccatcgagagagagagcaaggcctttATCTGAAATAGGTTCATCACCACCGACACGTTCTAGAACAtcccagaataaagctcttcttTTTCTGAAATAGTTGATACAATTCCAGAGACAAAACAAACAGGATGCCTGAGTGAAAGTGTGTATACTCCTAGGCATGTGAAGGAACTTGGAATGTTGGCTGGAATCTGGAATTATGAGGTGCCAGGGGTGTGTGCCGGATGCCataacaaaatgttttttgcgTTGTAGTTTTTGATGCTGCATTCCACCGCATTGGATATCTTTACACGATGGTGTTTCTGTAATGGAACAAAACTAACAATGCGCCAAATATctggcaactgaaaatatttggcaaccaaaaatatttggaattGGAAGAGAAGACAAAGACAAAAAGTGAGATTCGTCATGGCAGATGACCTGCTGCCATTGTGCTTTTTCTTGTTGAGGACAAAGAGAGATTCTGTGTGTTGAGCGCCAAGACTAACGATGTGTCACACATTGCCAATTCACTttcaggcactttgacagcccaatgtTACATTAATAATAGTTAGCTTGTAAATCTGTTGGATGCTATTTGACACGCTATCAACACCCCACCCCTAACAAAAAATCTGCATGAATATTTATGCTACATGGGATAGATTATTGCAGGACATCATAAGACAAATTATCACAGGACATCATGCTTCCTACTGGATAAATCTATAAAGAATTTAATAATAATGAGTGTTTAAAGCAAAATAAAGTACTATATACAGCCAGTTTTTCCCTGCATTTTAAGGAAGAACATATAAGCATGTCTCCTTACTTCTACTTTCATTCTCCTTCCCTACATAAAGCATGTCTTGTTCTATTACTAGTCACAGTTCTCCATTTTACTGTCCATTGCTTTTTGTATCCCGTGATTAGACTTAATTTATCTGGTGTTAACCATaagaggatgggttcctcttttGAGCTTTGGGTCCTTACAAGGCTTTATCCTCTTTTCTGAGGGTGTTTTAGGGGGGTTTTGGTTTGCCCATCCTTCTTTACATGAGTACTGTTCATGTACACTTGATTTTACTTAAGACTTGTTTGTACTGTATGAATATCTGTTCACTTTATTGtattctttgcaaagtattgcatATAGAGTGCTTCTTCTGTCTAGCATTATCTGAGTTTAATGTCAGCTTGTCTTTTCACTTTGTCTCTTTGTTGGGTTGCGTTTATTGTTTAGctctttttaaaattttacttgttttctaaataatttacagtgtaacccatgtgtttgtgttttagctattaatataattttatttctaattgttttcccattttcttccaatttttaAGGCCAATaccccaacccacttattagaacTTCctttattactagtgatgccacaacacaaggaaggtgaagatGCAgcatgctgatgcagcattgccgagtagcatcacagtgcactcggagcaaagcgcagtgactcggttccgatacatcagctcacagatgccttgtactgatcaacatctttggagtgatgtggggagagagcaatcTTCTGTGCCCCCTGTGTTTTGGCCCTTATTTCTCACTGTATCCTTTTTATTCAACCCTTTTTAATATATTACATCCGCAAGTGTCTGACTGTTTCAtcctttaattattaaatattggaTTGCAACGTGATGTGGGCCACCACATCTGGAGTAATATATTTACCAGCACAAAAGTCAGGTATGGTCTGggttttattaaaacaaattaatataaatttgTTGAATTTTCAGAGCCTGGATACAACCTCTTCCTTATTACACTAAATCTCTTATTATAGTTAATTGGTGGAATTCCAGTTACTACAGTTCTAATTGGCTCACCATTGCAGACCCTTGCAAACTGTGTATACAGAGCACTTAATTAACTTAACAGGCTTTATTTATTACACTCACTTCTACTTGGAACGTGAACAGACTGCTTTCCAAACAGCACACTCACATTTCCATGctttaatatgctttaatatatCTCCTATTCTGTTTTCATACAGTATCAATTAATTCACTTTAGTGGTACATTATATTAAGTATATTGTGTACAAAGCCCCTCAGGGTTATTCTGATATTCAGAGCTAAGACTGAGCTCAGTCCATCCCCCCCTCCCTGTACTCAGTGCGGACCCCCCTGACTTCATCTTAATAAAAGCAGCTTTACTTTGCAAAAGGCTGTCAAATCCCTTTTTTAGTCCACCCATTGGAACTCCAAGCACAGGCCTCCAGCTGAGCAATGTTTTAACTGTAAAGAACCAACTCGCAACATGCCAATCTGGCCCTGAGAGAAGCTCCTACTGCCAGGGGTGAACTGCAGGTCAAGGGGGGAACGGGGGAATGGAGGGATGGTGTAGTCCCTCCCAGCAGGAAGACCCTGCTGGACTCATTCATACTGTATGATCCTTAAAAGAGTACATGGAAACATTAGCCCATCATGCTGTGGATTCTTTATCTCCAGAGACACAGAGTGGACGGCATGTTCCGCCAAACCAAGCACAATCTGGTGAGGCTGTGAAAGCTGCTGGTGGACAAGAAGCACCCGAGGGAGGTCACTTTGGGGAAATCACAGCGTCTGCTCGGGGGGTTTGGGAATATTGTCTATTCATTTAAACAAGACCATGCAGGGCCAAAAATCAATGATCTATCTAGATGGGGCGTGACATTGGGAAAGGCGTGAGAACTTGTGCTGTCAACCTTAATGTGTTAGCACAGGAGATTATTCCAGAAAATGGTCATTAGCATTACTTCTTTTTAATGCAAATGAATAATTTTCCTCCCGTAAGGGACCATTTTTTATAGAGCCTGGTGACTTATTAGTTTAATTTAGTGATGCAAACACAGTCTCTCTACTGTCGAGTcctggattaaatctcataactaaccaATGGCTCATCTAGGATTTTTCTGAGTAAGGGGCCATCAGGGGCCACAATATTCGTATTCATAGAGATGACAAGTATTATTGCATCGGTCAAACCATATTCAATGCAATTCCTTAAATGCAATTTTAAAAAGCTTACACAGTAAAATATGGagttaattttacacaaaaagtaaatctgcaataaaaatgtaacaaattaaaagttaaaagagtatgttgcaaattcaaaacgaaaaatttatatcaaatatatatgaaaatattatGCGCATGGGTTTTTGCcagattttctttcatttttgtgtttatgtggatatttttgtacattttgcttATACAATTCTGAAATATCTCGTTTTCCTCTGCttacagattttatattttagagtaaATATTTAGCACAAAACCTCCTAAGAAATTGTAcatgcatttttactgtacaGAGACAAAATAAGTGATAGGACAGGGGCACTTTAGGTGAGCAATCACATTTCAGCTGGAGCCATTGCCCCTGTGGCCCTGCCCTTAGAACTGCCTGCATAACTAACATTCACTACCTCAAATTTCTTGTTCGTTTTTCATATTATTTAGCATTGATTAACTTTTGGAAATTCAACTTGTACATGTGTTTAGAAGGTAGATGCTGAAGTATGGATTAAATCTTATAACTAACACTTACTAGCCCTCCCTCCTTCCATACACTTAaacacatataaataataaatgatgaaaaaaatgtgattaatcaca comes from the Astyanax mexicanus isolate ESR-SI-001 chromosome 20, AstMex3_surface, whole genome shotgun sequence genome and includes:
- the cdc42se2 gene encoding CDC42 small effector protein 2; the encoded protein is MSEFWLCFNCCIAEQPQPKRRRRIDRSMIGEPTNFVHTAHVGSGDLFSGMDSVNSIQNQMQSKGGYGGEAMPINVQMQLVDTKAG